A window of the Sardina pilchardus chromosome 21, fSarPil1.1, whole genome shotgun sequence genome harbors these coding sequences:
- the LOC134069381 gene encoding protocadherin gamma-A6-like, translating to MWNLTTLSFNGCVSVSRDGKWQMRILVAFVCLVLGAHGQVRYSVPEEMAKGSLVGNIAQDLGLDVKRLKSGRARIFTEDSREYIGLNADKGTLVIKEKIDREELCGQLSPCSLHFQIILDNPMELHPQDGGSPPLSSNVSVKIIIQDQNDNAPQILYPVQTSGSLVAEIVPRSADVGYLVTKVVAVDVDSGQNAWLSYKLQRATDRALFEVGAQNGEIRTIRQVTDKDTVKQKLSVIVEDNGQPSRSATVNVNVALADSFPEILSEFSDFTHDKEYNDNLTFYLVLALAVVSFLFIVSIIAILSVKCYRWRRESMFYKSNGNLPVIPYYPPLYADVGGTGTLQHVYNYDAYRTTDSRKSDLKYGGPCDQSIISLDTNEAHTLARAQREITEFDGADNKNS from the exons ATGTGGAATCTTACTACTCTCAGCTTCAACGGATGTGTATCAGTATCGAGAGATGGGAAATGGCAGATGCGGATCCTCGTCGCTTTTGTTTGCCTTGTCCTCGGTGCGCACGGCCAGGTCCGCTATTCTGTTCCCGAGGAGATGGCTAAGGGCTCGCTAGTCGGAAATATCGCTCAGGATCTTGGTTTGGATGTAAAAAGGCTGAAATCAGGGAGAGCGCGGATCTTTACCGAGGACAGTCGTGAGTATATCGGTCTGAATGCGGACAAAGGGACATTGGTCATTAAAGAGAAAATAGACAGAGAGGAGTTATGTGGCCAGTTGTCGCCATGCTCTTTGCATTTCCAAATCATTTTGGATAACCCGATGGAGCTGCATC CGCAGGACGGTGGCTCACCACCCCTCAGTAGCAACGTGAGTGTGAAAATAATTATTCAGGACCAGAATGACAATGCGCCGCAGATTCTGTATCCAGTGCAGACGAGTGGCTCTCTTGTTGCTGAGATTGTCCCTCGTTCAGCTGATGTGGGCTATCTGGTCACCAAAGTAGTGGCTGTTGATGTGGACTCTGGACAGAATGCCTGGCTCTCATACAAACTGCAGAGAGCGACAGACAGGGCGCTGTTTGAAGTGGGTGCTCAGAATGGAGAAATAAGGACCATTCGACAAGTGACTGATAAAGATACTGTGAAACAAAAGCTCTCTGTTATAGTGGAGGACAACGGACAGCCCTCTCGCTCTGCTACGGTCAATGTTAATGTCGCTCTAGCGGACAGCTTTCCAGAAATTCTCTCGGAGTTCTCTGACTTTACGCACGACAAAGAATACAACGACAACCTGACTTTTTATTTAGTTTTAGCTCTGGCTGTAGTCTCATTCCTGTTCATCGTGTCCATCATAGCCATATTGTCAGTGAAATGCTACAGATGGAGACGTGAGAGTATGTTTTATAAATCCAACGGGAATCTCCCCGTTATTCCATACTATCCACCGCTTTACGCAGACGTGGGGGGCACGGGTACTTTACAACATGTTTACAATTACGATGCCTACAGAACAACGGACTCAAGAAAAAGTGATCTAAAATATGGTGGGCCTTGTGATCAAAGTATAATCAGTCTGGATACCAATGAAGCGCACACCCTCGCACGTGCGCAAAGGGAGATAACGGAGTTTGATGGTGCTGACAACAAG AACTCGTAG
- the LOC134069382 gene encoding protocadherin beta-15-like, translating into MAILCYEDTKRTISMLRTWQTHILVLFFLIAEVAHGQVRYSIPEEMAKGSVVGNIVQDLGLDIKRLKSGRARIFTEDSREYIGLNADKGTLVVKERIDREELCAQVTPCSLHFQIILDNPMELHRIDVEILDINDNSPVFTKKEMNFQIIESAVPGARYSLDSAKDADVALNALQSYTLQPNDHFTLKTITRPDNTKYAEMVLKTPLDREKNEEHKLLLTAYDGGSPQKSGTIRINVIVLDANDNAPAFSQSLYRVSVPENTVSGTIVLRISATDSDQGTNGEVMYSLSQSSDSISDLFDINEHTGDIVVKGLIDFEKSKTYELNVEATDKGGLTDTSKVLIEVLDVNDNAPVISIISFSNPIPEDAAPETVIAILNIKDLDSEKNGRVKCSINSNSPFKIKPSSSNFYSLVTDEILDREKESEYNITVTATDEGSPSLSTNKTMTLKISDVNDNAPLFRQQLYTAYIMENNSPGVSIFAVEASDKDSGNNARVSYFLDEFSINGVAATAYVSVNAESGVIMAARSFDIEQIKEFHIRVKAQDGGSPPLSSNVSVKIIIKDQNDNSPQILYPVHSSGSLVAEIVPRTTDVGYLVSKVVAVDVDSGQNAWLSYKLQKSTDRALFEVGAQNGEIRTIRQVTDKDVVKQKLTVVVEDNGQPSRSATVNVNVAVADSFPEVLSEFTDFTHDKEYNDNLTFYLVLALAVVSFLFIVSIIAILSVKCYRWRRERMFYKSNGNLPVIPYYPPLYADVGGTGTLQHVYNYEVCRTTDSRKSDLKYNKPCSQSIISLDSAGTQTLTHRQMDQLILDDSEKCSKGRC; encoded by the exons ATGGCGATTCTTTGTTACGAGGATACAAAGAGAACCATCTCGATGCTGCGGACATGGCAGACTCACATCCTCGTCCTTTTCTTCCTTATCGCGGAGGTTGCGCACGGCCAGGTCCGTTATTCCATCCCCGAGGAAATGGCGAAGGGATCAGTTGTGGGGAATATTGTTCAAGATCTCGGTTTGGATATTAAGAGACTGAAATCTGGCCGGGCTCGGATCTTTACGGAGGACAGTCGTGAGTACATCGGTCTGAATGCGGATAAAGGGACGCTggttgtgaaagagagaatagaTAGAGAGGAGCTGTGCGCGCAAGTAACCCCTTGCTCTTTACATTTCCAGATTATTCTGGATAATCCTATGGAACTTCATCGTATAGATGTAGAGATTTTAGACATTAATGATAATTCCCCGGTTTTCACCAAGAAAGAAATGAATTTTCAGATAATTGAATCAGCAGTACCAGGTGCCCGATACTCGCTTGACAGTGCCAAAGATGCGGATGTTGCATTAAATGCGCTACAGTCCTACACTCTGCAGCCAAACGACCATTTCACGTTAAAAACTATTACTCGCCCTGATAATACTAAATATGCTGAGATGGTGCTGAAAACCCctttagacagagagaaaaacgagGAGCATAAATTGCTGTTAACTGCGTATGATGGAGGCAGTCCTCAAAAGTCTGGAACAATTAGAATCAATGTCATTGTTTTAGATGCAAACGACAACGCACCAGCATTTAGTCAATCACTTTACAGAGTGTCTGTTCCAGAAAATACTGTATCTGGGACAATTGTGTTGAGAATCAGTGCAACTGATTCAGACCAGGGGACAAACGGAGAGGTCATGTATTCTTTATCACAAAGTAGTGACAGCATATCTGACCTTTTTGATATTAATGAGCACACAGGGGATATTGTTGTCAAGGGACTGATAGACTTCGAAAAATCCAAGACGTATGAGTTAAATGTCGAGGCAACAGACAAAGGAGGTTTAACAGATACGAGTAAAGTTCTTATTGAGGTCCTAGATGTAAACGACAACGCCCCTGTAATCAGTATAATATCTTTTTCAAACCCAATACCCGAAGATGCTGCTCCAGAGACCGTTATTGCCATTCTTAATATAAAAGATTTAGATTCTGAGAAAAACGGAAGGGTCAAGTGCAGCATCAATTCGAATTCTCCCTTTAAGATAAAGCCGTCTTCTTCAAATTTTTACAGTTTAGTTACCGACGAGATTTTGGACCGTGAAAAGGAGTCTGAATATAACATAACTGTTACAGCTACCGATGAAGGGTCGCCCTCTTTGTCGACTAATAAAACTATGACACTAAAAATATCTGATGTAAATGACAACGCTCCTCTTTTTCGACAGCAGTTATACACAGCATATATAATGGAAAATAACTCACCAGGTGTGTCCATATTTGCTGTGGAAGCGAGTGATAAAGATTCAGGGAATAATGCAAGAGTGTCTTATTTCCTTGACGAATTTAGTATCAATGGGGTAGCTGCTACAGCATATGTCTCTGTGAATGCAGAGAGTGGCGTCATAATGGCTGCTCGTTCTTTCGATATTGAGCAAATAAAGGAATTCCATATTCGCGTAAAGGCACAGGACGGAGGCTCGCCACCTCTCAGCAGCAACGTGAGCGTAAAAATAATTATTAAGGACCAGAATGACAACTCACCTCAGATTTTATATCCAGTACACAGTAGTGGCTCCCTGGTTGCAGAAATTGTGCCTCGCACAACAGATGTGGGCTACCTTGTCTCGAAAGTAGTCGCTGTGGATGTGGACTCTGGGCAGAATGCCTGGCTCTCATACAAACTACAAAAATCAACTGACCGAGCATTGTTTGAAGTTGGCGCACAGAATGGAGAAATAAGAACTATTCGCCAAGTGACTGATAAAGATGTTGTGAAACAAAAGCTCACTGTTGTAGTGGAGGACAATGGACAGCCCTCGCGTTCTGCTACAGTCAATGTGAATGTGGCTGTGGCGGACAGTTTCCCTGAAGTGCTCTCGGAGTTCACTGATTTTACGCATGACAAGGAATACAATGATAACCTGACTTTTTATTTAGTTTTAGCTCTGGCTGTAGTGTCCTTTCTCTTCATAGTATCCATCATAGCCATACTGTCAGTGAAGTGCTACAGATGGAGACGTGAGAGGATGTTTTATAAATCCAACGGAAATCTACCGGTTATTCCGTACTATCCACCGCTTTACGCAGACGTGGGGGGCACGGGTACTCTCCAGCACGTTTACAATTATGAAGTCTGCAGAACCACTGATTCAAGAAAGAGTGATCTGAAGTATAACAAGCCATGTAGTCAGAGCATCATTAGTCTGGACAGCGCTggaacacaaacactgacacatagGCAAATGGATCAATTGATTCTGGATGATTCTGAAAAG TGCTCTAAGGGCCGCTGTTGA